tcactatctaaattacttttttgtccttgttttttactaattaactaataattaataattagtgattagtgattaataattagtaataataattaataattaataattaatagttaatagttaatagttaatagttaatagttaatagttaatagttaataattaatagttaatagttaataattaataattaataattaataaaataattaataattaataattaataattaataattaataattaataattaataattaataattaataattaataattaataattaataattaataattaataattaataattaataattaataattaataattaataattaataattaataattaataattaataattaataattaataattacggagtattgattaatgactaataactaaaagtgaataactaattaataattaatcattaattattaatgattaattaataaattattaattattattaatttaattattattaattattaatcattgatTATTACTCcgcaattattaattaaaataataatttattaatactattgcaaaaattaatttatttttaatgtatatttatttatttgtaattacgTTTTACTCCGTACACAATACACAGtatgtattgaaaaatgaataaaagacattaaatgtccttaaatgtcattttacatagctacagccaacagccaacaactgattttaccaaacacatttgtaaccaatccatagtcaaacagccaacaaaagcagccaacttgaacagccagtcaaaccagccaagtaaaacagccgacagccaacagccaacagccaattgccaaacagggccTTTGTCTTTGATCGGCGAAACTCAGCAGAAACTGGGAAGGGAAGATAAAAAATGGAAGCACCGGGAGGGAGAAGAGGGAAGGGGGAAACCCTACAGAAAAAATAGAGAGGAAGGGAAGCAGTGGGAGAAGTGGCGCCATATTAACGGTTGGATGAAGAGTACACGTGGCACAATCTTGAAATAAGGGCAAATGAATAGTATAAAGATATGTGTGGGGGCAAAATAGGCAGCACACTATTGCTGCAATAGTAACTACAAGTTTGTATGTTTTAAAGTGTTAGGATTATTCTTGGTTTTCTATTTTTTGTATGTTATTGTTCTTTGTTTATCATTtgctttctatttttttatagttatcgttctttatttttttgtactttttattCACAGTGGTTTAGGGGgtcttttttttcttgaaaacttctAACCCTTAACGGAAAATTCCTGACACCGCCACTTATACCATGAAACCACATGCATGCcaaacataattaacaaaagaaaaatcttTTTCCTATGTTGATGGATCACTTACATAAAAAGGATTTCTTTGAGAAACCTACAATTAAAGATAAAATATGAGGGTATATATTCCACTTTGTATCATTTCTCATTTTAGTCAATTTTGTGGTTGCACATATACGCAGGGGTGTCCACCTATCCAAATTCAGATCTGACCGAAAATTGAAACTTTGAAAACTTAGGACTCGGAGACCGGAGTGGAAAAACCAGTCCAAAACCCGGAGCAAACCGATTTGGATCGGTTGTAGACTTCTTTCCatactttttaaattttttctataaagcataattaataaaacggttttttcatgaaatgcccctggggtttcacgaaattcatcaaatacccctgcgtgtttcaaaatacatagtcTACTCCTGTTTTTCTCGtattgttcaccaaatacccctattatgactttccgttagtcctccgttaagtcatatTTATAATTCACCAAGTACACTTAATTATAaacttattgcacaatatacacctattattaaacttatttgcaccaaatacccaaaatgCTTTTAAATTGCAGAATTTAATTCTAGCTGCGTATGCTATCATTAATTTTGTGTTTACACCAAAATCTAAATACGCATGAAGTACATTATAAGCACCAAGATCAGATGGCCATAATAAAACGACAAAACCAGAGATCATCAGATTGGGTGTTGCCATGCCAACTGCAAACATCATCCTAACATTGAAATCAAGCTATGAACTATTTTCAATTGACCAAAATTCATCAAAATTTTGTGTTCTAATGATCCTACCAAAAGCCAACCTATCTACTAAGGTTCTGCTAATGATCCTATCAAAATTTTGTGTTCTAATGATCCTATCAATTCACCAAAATTGTTTTGTACTATGTGTCAAGAGGAATTTACAACTCTGAGTTTATGTAAAAGCCAACTATCAGTAATGACAGAGAATGATTATTAATTTGACAAATGATGTGGTTTTTCAATTTCCATGATCTCTCTAAATCCCCACAGAATTTTCCCTCCGTGTTGATCCCTGTGATAATAACATGTTCATACATATCAAGCAAAAACTTAAAAAGAGGCACCAGTAGTTATCGTATTATGTCGAAGAAGCACAGACATCAGCCACAAGGAAATGAAGTTGTTTTCGCAAATGCAGTATCTGCAACAAATCACAACCGCGCAAAATTGCTGAGTCTACCACAGAAGATCTTGGAAAAGGGACATACCAAACAAAACTTCCACAGCACTGAATATTTGGCTCGCGTCACCTAAAATAAGACCGAACATGGTACCACTTCCACGGCACTAAGGTTCTGCTTATGAAATCGCTGCTTGCTTCTTTTATATGGAAAGAAAAATGAGTATATATATGTGTTTAACATCAATTATACATGCCCAATTACATTAAACAAATCACAAACGTAAACCCCCAAATTCGAAATCAAGGGTTTGGCTAACAAAATCGActcaaaattcaacaaatttgaACGAAATCCAGCCAAATTTGAACGAAATTATGTAACAGATTGAATTTAAATGGTAAAAATTACTCTCCCACAAAATTTCTTGGTTTAAGGAGAAAATAGAGTTTCTAGGttcatgatgatgatgatcgacgatgatgatgatatgAGGAAGATAGTGCACTGGGTTTTGGGAGAAACAGAGTTATGATGATATGAGGAAGATAGTGCAAAATCTCAGAAGAATTGGGCAAGTTTTTTTCTGTTGAAATcattaagaaaaaagaagaaggagaagaagaagaagaagagagaaatGGTGGGAGATGGGTCGAACAGCAGagaggggaggagagagaaaaaaactaaaaaaaaaagttaaatgtaGAATAATGGGTGAGTAAGTGTATATAGGTAAAGTAAcactaacggaggactaacggtcGTTAAgtctaggggtatttggtgcactttaagtttaaataggggtatactatgtattttaaaacacgcaggggtatttggtgaattttgtgaaacctcaggggcatttcatgaaaaaaccgttaataAAAAGAACTTCAATTAAAAAATCAAGATAGTAAAATAATGGCAATTACGTACTTGTGTTGGTCAATAGGGACTTCTCCcatctttttttgttttgtttttgttatggATATCTTTTAGTGCACCGTAATAAacctatatatatacacacaatAGGGTTTACACCAAtaacataattttttatttttactaaaaaaaaaaggagtttTAGCATAAAATAAATTTGAGATTATAACAAACTGATACAGATTAAAGTTTGTGTTTTAATGGATATCTAAAAGTGAAAAAagaactgttttttttttttggttctactatgaggagttcccaccgccttcggcgagtggactaatctcccgagtgagtttgcatgggtatctCGATGGGAATCATCCCTCCCAGTAAAGATTTTTACCCGAGACCTTGATTAAGAAGCAAGatgcccttaaccactcatgccaacctcaaaaagaactttaattattattaaaaaaaaaaaaagttttagtAGAGGAAATTAACACCACACCTCCGTATTGTtatgttataaaaaaaaaggagtttTAGTAGAAATAAAATTAGAGTTTAAAAGTGGCTTATTGTATGGATAAAAGTTGTACGGTGAAGAAGGTAGAAGATTTGATTGGTAGGGATACACAGAAGGGTTTGAACATTCCCTTGAATGATTTGTTTGTCTAGTTTGTACTCCGTTAAGTCAGGGTATAACTTGATCAATTTCTACAAGAACTCGCTTGGTGGAGTGGCTAGCTGTTTGGTTGCACCGATATATGTTCCTATGCCTACGAATAAGGCACTGTCATACTTGACGAGGGTGGCTACTGTGGCACGAGGGTGCTACAGAGGCACTGTCATACTTGACGAGGGTGGCTACTGTGGCATGGGGAATTTGGTATGAGCGGAACTTGGTAACACATCAAAGTAACCAGCATGCATCAAACTTTGTTATGAGACACTACAAGTCTGTTAGTTGGCAACAGCCTCCTGAAGAGGCGACTTTCGGTGATTGTTAGGGACGGGACGGGACTGTGACTGAGGGAATTGTGGTGCGTGCAGGGTGCCAACAGATGTGGGAGGCACTGGTTATaacatacggagtactttgTGGTGCATCAATCTTTAGCTGCACCACCTTGTACTTAATTAATACAAACATTATACTAGTTCAATTTATGCAGATCTAGTTACGCAAGTATGATGTTCATCAGCACGGATCAGTATGCCTTACTGCCTTAGTACTTAAACGTTTTACGTAGTTCAATAAATTCAACATTACAACCAAATCATTAGCAGATTGAAACCGAGCAAAAAGTATATAAAAGAGTTTACACAGTACACTACACAGACCATGGTGTGTGTAAATCCCCATTTATTTCTACCATATTTCTGCAGTCAGCAGCACCAGCCATATTTCTGCAGTCAGCAGCACCAGCCATATTTCTGCAGTCAGCAGCACCAGCCAATGCCATATTTCAGCACTCTTGTATCTGTGAAGTGAAGCAAGAACATGAAAACGAGATACAAGTTTCTCAATCTTATAACAGCAAAGTAGACAACAAAACTACTTCATTTGCACACAAACATATCATATCCAGCAAATTAGACAACATACTGATTTCCTATAATACACTTTagtaattatcaaaaaaaaaacataccttTCCTTCTTCCTTCCTACTTAGGCTTAGGGTGCATGGTTGGTTCCCCATGGATAACCTCGTACTTCCTCGTACCATTGCCAAACGGAACAAGACTACTTGAACACATTACACTATCAAATGACTTTGGCACTCCAGTTATATTTACATACTCAACTGTCTTCTTCCTCAAGTTATACCAGAACAGCTTTTCATTATCTTGCTCAAAAAGGACTTCAGAACCATCCTTTGAATATGCTAATGGCTTCATGTACTCAAAACATCTGATTACATTGGGTTGCGAGATGGACACCAGTTTTGTCCATGACTCTGTCTGATAGTCAGCCATCACCCACAAATCAAAGCTTTCTTTAGGGTAATGGCACAGAATACAAAGATTACCTCCTTGTAGACCAAGACTCATGTGGAAATTTGTGTCAACATAATTTGGCTGTTTAACAACCCTGCATTTCTCCACTCCAAGATCAAAAGCTATGACCAGATCTGAGCCACTGTACAAATTGGGGCTTTGACGTGCCACCCAATGCAAAGCACCATTTGCAAATATCCCATAGCATGGATTGCAAACCAAGTAAGAAAATTGCTGTATCAGTTTCCTGCTTCTCGTTTTCATACTGTAAACTTCAACTTCAGTATCAACTGTTCCACCTTTGAGCCGGTTGTGCTGTTGCAAAATAGACACTACCTTGTAGTCATCAGTAGTAGAATCATAGCCAAATCCATGAGTTAAGAAATTCTTGACATGAAAATCAGGGTGAGGTACTTTTTCATGTTTGCCAGTGCATGGGTTCCACAGAGCAAAGTTCTGGTTCTGGTTGTTACACAAACAGATCAAGCCATTACAGCTGCCCACAATATCAGTATATTCTTTATTACTTAAAAGTGGGTGATTGATCTCAATGGCTTTATCAAGCAGCTGAGCCTTCACTGATAAAAACCTTTCCCCTTTAAGAAtgagcaacaagccactgtcGTCACACTTCTTCAGAACTTCAAGATGCATCTTATAAAACTCTGGTCCATTGATGAAATTGTACCATGTCTTGCAAACACATTGAGCCTGCCCAAGGGTCTTAACAGGAAGCTGAGAAAAGATATAACACTGCACCTTCACAGGAAGGGCTGCTAAGATCATCTTGGCACCAATGTATTCTGGATCTAGTAAACTTCCACAAAAGACTTCTGTTCCAAACAGTTCTGTTGGTAATTGACGTATATTTACCTCCCTAACTAATTTCTTTTGAAGGTTATACCAGATGAACCTCTCATTATCTAATTCCAAAAGAATTTCACTTCCATTCCTCGAGTATATCAGTGGTTTAATCAAATCATAGTGATGAATTGGTCTTAGCTCAGTAAGTGAAATAATCTTGCACCATTGAATATTATCACTCATCATCCAAATATCAGCACCACGTTCTCGATACGTGCAAATGATACACAGGGATCCACCTATGAGCCCCAAGGTCATGTCGAAGTGGATGTCACCGTATTCTGGTTGTTCCACTTTTCTGCAATTTTCGAGCCCCAGGTCAAAAGACATAATAAAATAAGAAGTAATAACCAGATCATGTCTTTGGCGTGCAACCCAGTGCAAATTTCCATTTGCAAAGATGCCCGAGGATGCATCGCAAAGAATGGACGAAAAACATTCAATCTTTCTCCAATATCTAGTTTTCAAACCATATATGTATGTCTCGGAGAAAGCAAAATCTTCACTATCTGTGTCCATAATGTCAACATAAAACTGCAAAATTTGGACTACCTTGTAGTCATCACTAATAGAATCATACCCAAACCCGTAATTGACTGTTTGGACAAAATCTGAATCCTTTTGGGATGTGCTTCAATCATAGGTAGGTTATAATAAGCTCCAGACAGCGGATTCCAAATGGCAAGGTCTTTTTTTACGTTAGATAAGCAGAGTAAGCCATCACACGAGCCTACTATATCAGTCCAACCAGCAGGAGTTGTTAAAGGATGATTGATCTGCAGTGCTTTGTTCAGATTCAGATCAACAAAATGAAGATTTTTCGCACCAATGATAAGATTCAAGTTCTCATTGCTTTTTCCGGACACCTTAAGATGTAGTTtagcaaaatcaaaatcattcataacataatTCCATTCCTTAAACACACATCTTAATCCAAAAAGTGTCCTAGCAGGGAGACGAGATAatacattaaaaaatagatcATCAGGGAGTGTCGCCAACCGACTATCTGTTTGCGCATTTCTGCAAAGTGTTGCCAACCTCTTACACTCTACATAATCCTGACTGAGCCTACACAGTACACACCAGTCATCAATTCATTTGAACTAACAGAAAATCAATCTACTTTCACACTTTGCTAATTTCTTTATCCCTCTCAAACTACACTCTATTGTACAAAGAACAAGAATAAAACCATTTATCACAAAGTATCGCCAACAAAACACAAATGAAAAAAACGCACTTGTTCAACACATAAATCCAATGCTGCAAAtagattttaaaaaattaaatacaaGATATAATCAACAAGAAATCCATTCAAGAAAATCACAAGACAGGAAGAAGAGGAGCTTAAAAGTGTAGCATCATTCAGTTTTTGATCTAATTCTTCTACAATAAGATGGCTGAACACACAAATACACACACCTCATTTTTCTCCTATCAAAACAATTGTTTTTCAAACCTAACATAAGAATCACTATCAattatcaaacatgaattgaCGCAAAATTCACTCAACAATCCATCAAGTAATTCCAATTTTCAGCAGAAACCAACTTGATAGCTAAAATTAATTGCAACGAAATCATCAAATTCAACACTAATCCAAGAAACCCTAAGTCCAAACACACAGACAACAGACAACAGCTATGAAGAAGATGATAATACAACATAAATCGATCGCAAGGTAAAAAAAAGCAATAGTTATACTAAGAATTGGAAGATAAACCCtgattagaggagagagaaagagagagagaggaatcaCCTTGGAGGATTGAGGGGTTTTGGGGGTCGACGATCCATCTGATTATTTGGGAGAAATCGCAGAAAAACTCAATCTCAGCAGTTTACTTCATAATTCATATTCTGAATCCACACTTCACCTCAATCTCAGCAGCACTGATAGTATACTGATCAACCCAGAAATCCAGAAAGAAGAATGAATCCTCAATAGCTAAACCAATGAAACAGTATGCTTATTGCTTAACATGATATGCTTAATTGCTTAAGATGATATTTAGAGTGAAGAATGACTGAATGAGGAAGagtttattaataataattcttCTTTACAGAGTGCAAAAGGAGAgcttaaataataaatatggatttttcatgaaatacccctcaagtttcacgaaattcaccaaatgcccctcaactttcagaaa
This Spinacia oleracea cultivar Varoflay chromosome 6, BTI_SOV_V1, whole genome shotgun sequence DNA region includes the following protein-coding sequences:
- the LOC110794094 gene encoding F-box protein CPR1-like; its protein translation is MDTDSEDFAFSETYIYGLKTRYWRKIECFSSILCDASSGIFANGNLHWVARQRHDLVITSYFIMSFDLGLENCRKVEQPEYGDIHFDMTLGLIGGSLCIICTYRERGADIWMMSDNIQWCKIISLTELRPIHHYDLIKPLIYSRNGSEILLELDNERFIWYNLQKKLVREVNIRQLPTELFGTEVFCGSLLDPEYIGAKMILAALPVKVQCYIFSQLPVKTLGQAQCVCKTWYNFINGPEFYKMHLEVLKKCDDSGLLLILKGERFLSVKAQLLDKAIEINHPLLSNKEYTDIVGSCNGLICLCNNQNQNFALWNPCTGKHEKVPHPDFHVKNFLTHGFGYDSTTDDYKVVSILQQHNRLKGGTVDTEVEVYSMKTRSRKLIQQFSYLVCNPCYGIFANGALHWVARQSPNLYSGSDLVIAFDLGVEKCRVVKQPNYVDTNFHMSLGLQGGNLCILCHYPKESFDLWVMADYQTESWTKLVSISQPNVIRCFEYMKPLAYSKDGSEVLFEQDNEKLFWYNLRKKTVEYVNITGVPKSFDSVMCSSSLVPFGNGTRKYEVIHGEPTMHPKPK
- the LOC130462880 gene encoding F-box protein CPR1-like, whose protein sequence is MRLSQDYVECKRLATLCRNAQTDSRLATLPDDLFFNVLSRLPARTLFGLRCVFKEWNYVMNDFDFAKLHLKVSGKSNENLNLIIGAKNLHFVDLNLNKALQINHPLTTPAGWTDIVGSCDGLLCLSNVKKDLAIWNPLSGAYYNLPMIEAHPKRIQILSKQSITGLGMILLVMTTR